TTAGTTGATGAAGTGGTCAAGGCAATGCAAGTCTTCTATCCTTACTTAAGAGAAAAGAAAGCATCAATTGAAAAAACCATTTATGAAGAAGAAGTGAAGTTCTTAAAAACTTTATCTAAAGGATTTGAAATGTTAGAAAGCTTAATTACTACTAAGCATGAAGTTAGTGGTCAAGATGCTTTATTATTGTTTGAATCATTTGGCTTTCCAATTGAATTAACCATTGAAATTGCAGCAAACAAGCAAGTAAAAGTTGATGTTAAAGCGTTTAATGAGTTATTAGCAGAAGTTAAGGAAAACTCGCGTTCAGCACGTAAAAACCTTCAAGCTTGGAATAATCAAAACGAGTTATTTACTAAACTAACTGTTGAATCAGAGTTTATTGGTTATGAGACTTTAGAAAATAAACAAGCAAAGGTAGTTTATCTGTTTGTTGATAATCAAGAAGTTCAAAGTACGAAGGATGAAGAAGTTTATCTGATTTTAGATAAAACCCCTTTTTATGCTGAAAAAGGAGGACAAGCTGCTGATGCTGGTTATCTCTATTTAAAGAATGGCAGCAAAGTGTTTGTTGATGATGTTCAACAAGGACCATTGGGACAAAACATTCACCATGTTCAACTAAATAATCACGAACTAAAGGTTGGCGATGTTGTTGAAGCCCGGGTTGATGAAGAAAAACGTCTCTTAACCATGAAGAATCACTCAGGAACCCATTTAGTTCATGCTGCTTTAAGACAAGTCTTGGGAAATACAGTAATGCAATCTGGTTCTTATAATGATGAACACGGATTAAGAATGGACTTTACTTATAATGAAAAAATTACTTCTAATCAATTAGCCAAAACCGAAACAATTGTTAATCAAGTGATTGATTTAAATATTCCTAGAGAAGTGTATTACACTTCTCTAGAAGAAGCTATCAAGAAGTATCATGCTTTAGCTTTCTTTACCGAGAAATATGATGAGATTGTTCGGATTGTTAAGTTTGGTGATTTTTCTTGTGAACTTTGTGGAGGAACTCATGTGGAAAGTACCAGAGAAATTGAAAACTTTATGATTACCAAGTTGGAGTCAAAAGGATCAGGAGTTTATCGAATTCACTGTTTGACTAGTAATGCAACGATTAGTGAATATGTTCAAACTTTGTTTAATAACTATCAAGAAGAAGTTGATAAGTTAATGTCTACTTATCATGAATTTAAAGAACAAGTAACTAGTGCTAGTTTAGAAACTAAATATGAAGCAGTTAAGCATGTGGTGGTTGATAAACAAAACATCAACCAATTAAAAGAATTGGTTGATGACTTTAAACAAAGTTATAAAGAGTGAGATAAACAAAAACAAGACGTTTTAACTCAATTAAAGATTAAACCTTATTTAGAAGTTAAACCTCAAGTAAATGCTCAAGGAGTGGCAGAAATTCGTTTAGAAACTAAAAATTTAAGTATGAGTGATTTAAAAACTTTAGCTGATGTCTTTAGAAATAAATATGATGATTTGATTGTTATTCTATTTAGTCAAAGTAATAATGATAACTTTGTGGTGGTCGCGGTTAGTGAAAGCCTACAAGATCAATATAAAGCAATTGAGATCTTTAAGAATTTAGCAGTTCATCCAAAAGGTGGAGGTAATGCTAATTTAGCTCAAGGGAAGTATTAAAAAAATATCGTTTTACATTATTTTGAGAAACTTATTCCTTTTTTGATTATAATAACAGTGAACAAGTTTTGCTTGTTATATAAAGTTACAACGTGCCTCTTATATTCAGAACTGAACCTTTTGATATGTTAGGCTATGTGCTCGCAGAGAGCTTAGAAATATCACCACCTACTTATAAAAGTAGGTGGTGATATTTCTTTTTATTGATGCTTTTTGATGAGATTCCATAAGATGGCCTTATTTTTGGTGTTACTTTTCTGGACGTCATTAGATTTTATTTAATCTTTTTATTTATTTCAAAATGATATATTATTTAAATAAAATGGAAAAAAAATTAAACACATTGAATCAGAATATTAAAAATTCTGATACTTACAAGAATTTATCAAAAAGTTATGAGTTATTGGTTCCTAAACTGAAAAAAGACAATGGATTTGTAAAATACGATTATTTTACTACCAAAAACTGTGTTTCAAAAAACTTAAAAAATTCAAAAAGTGGTTTTGAAATTCATCACGTTAAAGAAACTGAGAGTAGTAATTTGTCTATTTCTTTTTATGCCCAAAGAGCAAAATGAGAGTATCAAATTAAAGAAAATTTAGTATATGTAAATAAGATTCAGCACATAATTTTGCATTTAAAAATACTAATTGAAAATGGAATTGGAAGAGGTTTTGAAATAACGTTAATTAATTTCCAAGCTTTAGTAAAGAACTGTTTAACTAAAGAAAATGGAATTTACGGCATTGAAAAAGAAAATTTTAAACAATGTAAGAAAGAGATTCCTTATTTCGTCTTGTGTTTTTTGTATTTATATATGAGTTTTTACAAATTAAAAACCGATGATGAAAATTTAAAAAATTTGAAAGCGTATCTTTCGGTTATAAATGGACATGTTTTAAAAATTTATCATCAAATGAGAAAGAAGAAAGAATATGAGTATTTACCTAAAGATTATAAGAATTTTATCAATAAACTTGATTTTGATAATTTAGATCAAAAGGTATTTAGGGATTATTTGAAAGGATGATCTCCCAAAAAACCGACGAATCTTATCGAAGAAAA
This genomic stretch from Mesoplasma sp. JKS002658 harbors:
- the alaS gene encoding alanine--tRNA ligase, which gives rise to MKQLTSNQIRQMWLDFFVTKGHHFVEPVSLIPVNDLSLLWINSGVATLKPYFDGRKTPPSKRLTNSQKAIRTNDIENVGVTARHQTMFEMLGNFSIGDYFKKEAIQFAWELLTSKEWFDIPVEKLYITVFDEDTEAYELWTKEIGIPTDHIFKMGRETNFWDVGQGPCGPNTEIFFDRGEVWDPKHLATKLLSDDLENDRYIEIWNIVFSQFNNDGTNHYTELPRKNIDTGAGLERLTSIFQDTPTNFETDLFLPTIKKVEQLSDGFSYSLDNYFHPQDAQTRTNTAFKVIADHVRAVSFAIADGVFPSNKDRGYVLRRLIRRSSVYGGYLGIHEPFLYQLVDEVVKAMQVFYPYLREKKASIEKTIYEEEVKFLKTLSKGFEMLESLITTKHEVSGQDALLLFESFGFPIELTIEIAANKQVKVDVKAFNELLAEVKENSRSARKNLQAWNNQNELFTKLTVESEFIGYETLENKQAKVVYLFVDNQEVQSTKDEEVYLILDKTPFYAEKGGQAADAGYLYLKNGSKVFVDDVQQGPLGQNIHHVQLNNHELKVGDVVEARVDEEKRLLTMKNHSGTHLVHAALRQVLGNTVMQSGSYNDEHGLRMDFTYNEKITSNQLAKTETIVNQVIDLNIPREVYYTSLEEAIKKYHALAFFTEKYDEIVRIVKFGDFSCELCGGTHVESTREIENFMITKLESKGSGVYRIHCLTSNATISEYVQTLFNNYQEEVDKLMSTYHEFKEQVTSASLETKYEAVKHVVVDKQNINQLKELVDDFKQSYKEWDKQKQDVLTQLKIKPYLEVKPQVNAQGVAEIRLETKNLSMSDLKTLADVFRNKYDDLIVILFSQSNNDNFVVVAVSESLQDQYKAIEIFKNLAVHPKGGGNANLAQGKY